A genomic segment from Triticum dicoccoides isolate Atlit2015 ecotype Zavitan chromosome 1A, WEW_v2.0, whole genome shotgun sequence encodes:
- the LOC119353688 gene encoding uncharacterized protein LOC119353688: MVGDGGRAAAACPWWRRWFGSGHGLLRADLVDPFSTCSGSASLSSRSGSERGIFDRRRGLGQRPGVAVALAVGGGARRSGGGGLPVARRLHGGRRLWPRRRLVCSQIAHFVKIFPGVSHGWTVRYKSEDAAAVKSAEEALADMVDWFNKNLK; this comes from the exons ATGGTGGGCGACGGTGGCCGCGCGGCGGCTGCGTGCCcgtggtggcggcggtggttcGGATCTGGCCACGGGCTGCTGCGGGCAGATCTGGTGGATCCCTTCTCTACGTGCTCTGGCtcggcctccctctcctctcggTCGGGGTCGGAG CGCGGCATTTTCGATAGACGGCGCGGGTTGGGGCAGCGGCCGGGCGTGGCTGTAGCTCTGGCcgtgggcggcggcgcgaggaggtccGGGGGTGGTGGCCTCCCGGTGGCGCGGCGGCTACACGGTGGCCGGCGGCTCTGGCCGCGGCGTCGGCTCGTCTGCAGTCAG ATTGCTCACTTTGTCAAGATCTTCCCTGGGGTTTCTCATGGATGGACCGTGAGATACAAAAGCGAAGACGCAGCTGCTGTGAAGAGCGCCGAGGAAGCCCTGGCGGACATGGTTGACTGGTTTAACAAGAACCTCAAGTAA
- the LOC119278490 gene encoding endo-1,3;1,4-beta-D-glucanase-like, which yields MASPQCCANPPALNPAAGEGKVVDSFGGIKAYVAGAQDSKAAVVLISDVYGFEAPNLRKIADKVASSGYFVVVPDFLHGDPFVPENADRPIAVWIKEHTPGKAFEEAKPVIAALKEQGASSVGAAGYCWGAKVVAELGKANEIQAAVMSHPSFVTVDDIKEVKCPISILGAETDVMSPPELVKEFEQVLSSNSGIAHFVKIFPGVSHGWTVRYKSEDAAAVKSAEEALADMVDWFNKNLK from the exons ATGGCGAGCCCGCAGTGCTGCGCGAACCCACCGGCGCTCAACCCCGCCGCCGGCGAGGGCAAGGTCGTGGACAGCTTCGGCGGGATCAAGGCGTACGTCGCCGGCGCCCAGGACTCCAAGGCCGCCGTCGTCCTCATCTCCGACGTCTACG GTTTTGAAGCGCCGAATCTGAG GAAGATAGCCGATAAAGTTGCTTCGTCTGGATATTTTGTTGTCGTGCCAGATTTCTTACATGGGGATCCATTTGTACCTGAAAACGCTGACCGACCAATAGCAGTGTGGATAAAGGAGCATACCCCG GGAAAAGCATTTGAAGAGGCAAAACCTGTTATTGCTGCTCTAAAGGAACAAGGAGCGTCTAGTGTTGGGGCTGCAGGTTATTGCTGGGGTG CAAAGGTAGTTGCAGAGCTAGGGAAAGCTAATGAGATCCAGGCAGCTGTTATGTCGCACCCTTCATTTGTTACTGTTGATGATATAAAAG AGGTGAAATGCCCCATCTCTATACTTGGAGCTGAAACCGACGTAATGTCCCCACCAGAATTGGTCAAGGAGTTCGAGCAGGTTCTATCCTCTAACTCAGGG ATTGCTCACTTTGTCAAGATCTTCCCTGGGGTTTCTCATGGATGGACCGTGAGATACAAAAGCGAAGACGCAGCTGCTGTGAAGAGCGCCGAGGAAGCCCTGGCGGACATGGTTGACTGGTTTAACAAGAACCTCAAGTAA
- the LOC119278511 gene encoding trihelix transcription factor GTL2-like produces MAAAGYGGRSVTRCKDMWENINKYFCKAKESGKKRPAHAKTCPYFVKLDHLYFHPGRGSGAGAASSSAAGNTNSKTNANGNAIASADDTGNKASVELLDVVVKYDTDTHYGAPPGFPTDGVRTKDDGEAVDMGRASGRAGNDHEDEVARSHGQNDDHDH; encoded by the exons ATGGCCGCGGCGGGGTACGGCGGCCGGAGCGTGACGCGGTGCAAGGATATGTGGGAGAACATCAACAAGTACTTCTGCAAGGCCAAGGAGAGCGGCAAGAAGCGCCCTGCGCACGCCAAGACCTGCCCCTACTTCGTCAAGCTCGATCACCTCTACTTCCACCCCGGCCGTGGCTCCGGCGCCGGTgccgcctcctcctctgccgccggcAACACCAACAGCAAAACAAATGCCAATGGCAATGCCATAGCGAGCGCCGACGACACGGGCAACAAGGCAAGCGTGGAGCTACTGGACGTGGTGGTCAAGTACGACACCGACACGCACTACGGCGCCCCGCCGGGGTTCCCGACCGACGGCGTCC GCACCAAAGACGACGGCGAGGCCGTCGACATGGGCAGGGCGTCGGGTAGAGCAGGCAACGACCATGAGGACGAGGTGGCCCGGAGCCACGGGCAAAACGACGACCACGATCATTAG
- the LOC119278480 gene encoding endo-1,3;1,4-beta-D-glucanase-like, translating into MASPQCCADPPTLDPAGGEGRVVDSFGGITAYVAGARESKAAVILVSDIFGFEAPNLRKITDKVASSGYFVVVPDFLHGDPYVPENADRPIQVWLKEHAPGKAFEEAKPVIAALKEQGVSTVGAAGYCWGAKGVAELAKANEIQAAVMSHPSFVTVDDIEEVKCPIAILGAETDKTSPPELVKQFEQVLSSSNSGIAHFVKIFPGVSHGWTVRYKSEDAGAVKSAEEALSDMIDWFNKNLK; encoded by the exons ATGGCTAGCCCGCAGTGCTGCGCGGACCCGCCGACGCTCGACCCCGCCGGCGGGGAGGGCAGGGTCGTCGACAGCTTCGGCGGGATCACGGCGTacgtcgccggcgcccgagagtccAAGGCCGCTGTCATCCTCGTCTCCGATATCTTCG GGTTTGAAGCACCGAATCTGAG GAAGATAACCGATAAAGTTGCTTCGTCTGGATATTTTGTTGTGGTGCCAGATTTCTTACATGGGGATCCATATGTACCTGAAAACGCTGACAGGCCGATACAAGTGTGGTTAAAAGAACATGCTCCG GGAAAAGCATTTGAAGAGGCAAAACCTGTTATTGCTGCTCTAAAAGAACAAGGAGTATCTACTGTTGGGGCTGCAGGTTATTGTTGGGGTG CAAAGGGAGTTGCAGAGTTAGCGAAAGCTAATGAGATACAGGCAGCTGTTATGTCACACCCTTCTTTTGTTACTGTTGACGATATCGAAG AGGTGAAATGCCCCATCGCTATACTTGGAGCTGAAACTGACAAAACATCCCCACCAGAATTGGTCAAGCAGTTCGAGCAGGTTCTATCCTCTTCTAACTCTGGG ATTGCTCACTTTGTCAAGATTTTCCCTGGGGTTTCTCATGGATGGACTGTGAGATACAAAAGTGAAGACGCAGGTGCTGTGAAGAGTGCTGAGGAAGCCCTGTCAGACATGATCGACTGGTTTAACAAGAACCTAAAGTGA
- the LOC119278503 gene encoding endo-1,3;1,4-beta-D-glucanase-like: protein MASPQCCADPPTLNPAGGEGRVVDSLGGIAAYVAGVRESKAAVVLISDIFGFEAPILRKIADKVASSGYFVVVPDFLHGDPFVPENADRPIQVWIKEHPLGKAFEEAKPVIAALKEQGVSTVGAAGYCWGAKVVAELAKANEIQAAVMSHPSAVTVDDIKEVKCPIAVLGAENDKTSPPELVKQFEQVLSSNTGIAHFVKIFPGVSHGCPVRYKNEDAGAVKSAEEALSDMIDWFNKNLN, encoded by the exons ATGGCTAGCCCGCAGTGCTGCGCAGACCCGCCGACGCTCAACCCCGCCGGCGGGGAGGGCAGGGTCGTCGACAGCCTCGGCGGGATCGCGGCGTACGTCGCCGGCGTCCGAGAGTCCAAGGCCGCCGTCGTCCTCATCTCCGACATCTTCG GGTTTGAAGCGCCGATTCTGAG GAAGATAGCCGATAAAGTTGCTTCGTCGGGATATTTTGTTGTGGTGCCAGATTTCTTACATGGGGATCCATTTGTACCTGAAAACGCTGACAGACCAATACAAGTGTGGATCAAGGAACATCCTCTG GGAAAAGCATTTGAAGAGGCAAAACCTGTTATTGCTGCTCTAAAAGAACAAGGAGTGTCTACTGTTGGGGCTGCAGGTTATTGCTGGGGTG CAAAGGTAGTTGCAGAGTTAGCGAAAGCTAATGAGATCCAGGCAGCTGTTATGTCGCACCCTTCTGCTGTTACTGTTGACGATATCAAAG AGGTGAAATGCCCCATCGCTGTACTTGGAGCTGAAAATGACAAAACATCCCCACCAGAATTGGTCAAACAGTTCGAGCAGGTTCTATCCTCTAACACAGGG ATTGCTCACTTTGTCAAGATTTTCCCTGGGGTTTCTCATGGATGTCCTGTGAGATACAAAAATGAAGATGCAGGTGCTGTGAAGAGCGCCGAGGAAGCCCTGTCAGACATGATTGACTGGTTTAACAAGAACCTAAATTGA